A window of the Lolium perenne isolate Kyuss_39 chromosome 7, Kyuss_2.0, whole genome shotgun sequence genome harbors these coding sequences:
- the LOC127317530 gene encoding ADP-ribosylation factor 1 — protein MGLAFGKLFSRLFAKKEMRILMVGLDAAGKTTILYKLKLGEIVTTIPTIGFNVETVEYKNISFTVWDVGGQDKIRPLWRHYFQNTQGLIFVVDSNDRDRVVEARDELHRMLNEDELRDAVLLVFANKQDLPNAMNAAEITDKLGLHSLRQRHWYIQSTCATSGEGLYEGLDWLSSNIASKA, from the exons ATGGGGCTCGCGTTCGGGAAGCTCTTCAGCCGGCTTTTCGCCAAGAAGGAGATGCGGATCCTCATGGTCGGTCTCGATGCCGCCGGAAAGACCACCATCCTCTACAAGCTTAAGCTCGGCGAGATCGTCACCACCATCCCAACAATTG GGTTCAATGTTGAGACTGTGGAGTACAAGAACATTAGTTTCACCGTCTGGGATGTCGGGGGTCAGGACAAG atcagacctctctggaggcatTACTTCCAGAACACCCAGGGGCTTATCTTTGTCGTGGACAGCAATGACAGGGATCGTGTTGTTGAAGCTAGGGATGAGCTCCATAGGATGCTTAATGAG GATGAGTTGCGTGATGCTGTGTTGCTTGTCTTTGCCAACAAACAAGATCTTCCAAATGCTATGAATGCTGCTGAGATCACTGATAAGCTTGGTTTACATTCTCTACGGCAGCGACACTG GTACATACAGAGCACTTGCGCCACATCTGGGGAGGGTCTGTACGAGGGTCTGGACTGGCTGTCCAGCAACATTGCCAGCAAG GCTTGA
- the LOC127317532 gene encoding RING-H2 finger protein ATL46-like translates to MAELSSSGSHAAAAAAAATYPYPRRLHGAFVARDSLTPFNAYPAAPPPPPPQSSGGGGGGKISPAVLFIIVILAVVFFISGLLHLLVRLLVKKQQHHGRRATSTGHHGPDGADAALQRQLQQLFHLHDSGLDQAFIDALPVFSYREIVVGAGAGDKEPFDCAVCLCEFAADDRLRLLPLCGHAFHLNCIDTWLLSNSTCPLCRGVLFAPGLTAEDNPMFDFDEGMMEEGRLSECCEDGFGLPTQKSSDEAQVPVVAEKRVFPVRLGKFKNVGTQGAVEGGNAAADSAVLRREEGESSSSSLDARKCFSMGTYQYVLGTSELQVALQPGRTRNGAGGTMRPRPPGISCVNADIMEGKKICARNKGESFSMSKIWQWSNLKGKLPAGSDDCSEAGSLPWMKRGGAADKSNI, encoded by the coding sequence ATGGCTGAACTCTCATCGTCCGGATCCCACGCGgcggctgcggctgcggcggCCACGTATCCGTACCCGCGCCGCCTCCATGGCGCCTTCGTCGCCAGGGACTCGCTCACCCCGTTTAACGCCTACCCCGCCGCCCCTCCCCCGCCGCCACCACAgagctccggcggcggcggcggcggcaagatCAGCCCGGCGGTGCTCTTCATCATCGTCATCCTCGCGGTGGTCTTCTTCATCTCCGGCCTGCTGCACCTCCTGGTGCGCCTGCTCGTCAAGAAGCAGCAGCACCACGGCCGCCGCGCCACCTCCACGGGCCACCACGGGCCCGACGGCGCCGACGCGGCGCTGCAGCGCCAGCTGCAGCAGCTGTTCCACCTGCACGACTCGGGGCTCGACCAGGCCTTCATCGACGCGCTGCCCGTCTTCTCCTACCGGGAGATCGTCGTCGGGGCCGGGGCCGGCGACAAGGAGCCCTTCGACTGCGCCGTCTGCCTCTGCGAGTTCGCCGCCGACGACCGGCTCCGCCTGCTCCCGCTCTGCGGCCACGCCTTCCACCTCAACTGCATCGACACCTGGCTGCTCTCCAACTCCACCTGCCCGCTCTGCCGCGGGGTGCTCTTCGCGCCGGGCCTCACCGCCGAGGACAACCCCATGTTCGATTTCGACGAGGGGATGATGGAGGAAGGCCGGTTGTCTGAGTGCTGCGAGGATGGCTTCGGATTGCCTACGCAGAAATCCTCAGATGAAGCACAGGTGCCGGTGGTGGCCGAGAAAAGAGTGTTCCCGGTGAGGCTTGGCAAGTTCAAGAACGTCGGCACCCAGGGTGCCGTCGAAGGCGGGAATGCCGCCGCCGATTCGGCTGTGCTGAGGAGGGAGGAAGGggagagcagcagcagcagtttGGATGCCAGGAAATGCTTCTCCATGGGCACCTATCAGTATGTTCTCGGGACTTCTGAGCTTCAGGTGGCTCTTCAGCCAGGCCGAACAAGAAACGGTGCCGGTGGTACCATGAGACCGAGACCTCCTGGGATAAGCTGTGTCAATGCCGACATCATGGAGGGAAAGAAAATCTGCGCGCGGAACAAAGGGGAGAGCTTCTCCATGTCCAAGATTTGGCAGTGGTCTAATCTCAAGGGCAAGCTACCAGCCGGCTCAGATGATTGTTCGGAAGCGGGGAGCCTTCCATGGATGAAGAGGGGTGGCGCCGCGGATAAGTCCAACATCTGA